A genomic window from Sphingobacterium spiritivorum includes:
- a CDS encoding NADH-quinone oxidoreductase subunit J family protein — MTLEELLFYAFAALAIGSALLVVNLKNTARALFLFFIVLFAMAGLYLFALADFVAITQIMVYVGGVLILMIFAFMLSNKELLKDLQHASGKFLTLPNWQSLILSSVFLIIMITAVVEWQSEVPAWIEQARINNTLIHPSDNNIQQLGFKFMTQYILPFELIGIFLMMTLIGAAHLSRKEDKF, encoded by the coding sequence ATGACACTTGAAGAACTTTTGTTTTATGCCTTCGCAGCACTGGCTATCGGTTCGGCGCTGTTGGTGGTTAACCTAAAAAATACTGCAAGGGCACTTTTCTTGTTTTTCATTGTCTTGTTTGCTATGGCCGGACTTTACCTCTTTGCTCTTGCAGATTTTGTAGCGATCACTCAGATCATGGTATACGTAGGTGGTGTACTGATCCTGATGATCTTTGCATTTATGTTGTCCAACAAGGAATTGCTCAAAGATCTGCAACATGCTTCCGGTAAGTTTCTGACTTTGCCTAACTGGCAGTCTTTGATTCTTAGTTCGGTTTTTTTGATTATTATGATCACAGCTGTAGTAGAATGGCAGTCCGAGGTGCCTGCATGGATCGAGCAGGCACGAATTAACAACACCTTGATCCATCCATCGGACAATAATATTCAACAACTTGGATTCAAGTTTATGACACAATATATTCTTCCTTTTGAGCTCATTGGTATCTTCCTTATGATGACATTGATCGGTGCTGCTCACTTATCCAGAAAGGAGGATAAATTTTGA
- a CDS encoding 4Fe-4S binding protein, with protein MMLIKTTINALLTAVKGLSLTVRHLIGARRARHELDITKDHYFDKQDGVATVQFPKQKMPIPEVARYQLEVEIDDCIVCDLCAKACPVDCIDILSIKSPEAIGKTSDGSVKRLYAEKFDIDMAKCMYCGLCTVVCPTECITMTNQYDRSTSKLTDLIYGFSDMSDTEVAQRKEEWTKFQAEKEAAKKQS; from the coding sequence ATGATGTTGATAAAGACGACCATAAATGCATTACTCACGGCTGTCAAAGGACTTTCTTTGACTGTAAGGCACCTCATTGGTGCCCGTCGTGCACGTCATGAGCTCGACATCACAAAAGATCATTATTTTGACAAGCAGGACGGGGTAGCTACGGTACAGTTTCCTAAGCAGAAAATGCCTATTCCTGAAGTCGCCCGTTATCAGTTGGAGGTGGAGATAGACGATTGTATCGTATGTGATCTTTGTGCCAAAGCCTGCCCTGTGGATTGTATAGATATACTGTCTATCAAATCACCGGAAGCGATCGGAAAAACTTCAGACGGAAGTGTAAAACGTCTTTATGCGGAGAAATTCGACATCGATATGGCCAAATGTATGTATTGCGGTCTTTGTACTGTTGTATGTCCTACAGAATGCATCACCATGACCAATCAGTATGACCGCAGCACATCCAAACTGACGGACCTTATCTATGGGTTCTCGGATATGTCAGACACAGAAGTAGCACAACGTAAAGAAGAGTGGACCAAATTTCAGGCAGAGAAGGAGGCTGCAAAAAAACAATCATGA
- a CDS encoding DUF4254 domain-containing protein — MISAIANPIFQRAIEDYHVNDAIDHPIENPYDKTSLEHLLYLKCWIDTVQWHMEDVVRNPEIDPKDALYWKRRIDQSNQYRTDTVEYIDSYYLQKYADIQPLADAKVNTESPAWAIDRLSILALKIYHMEQETLRADATAEHIEACQQKLNILLEQRKDLSVSIDELLNDIEQGHKYMKVYKQMKMYNDPALNPVLYTAGK, encoded by the coding sequence ATGATAAGTGCAATTGCAAATCCGATTTTTCAACGTGCGATCGAAGATTATCACGTAAATGATGCCATAGATCATCCTATTGAGAATCCTTATGATAAAACATCTTTGGAACATTTATTATATCTCAAATGCTGGATTGATACTGTACAATGGCATATGGAAGACGTGGTCCGTAATCCTGAAATCGATCCGAAGGATGCTTTGTACTGGAAACGCCGCATCGACCAATCAAACCAATATCGTACGGACACTGTTGAATATATAGACAGCTACTATCTTCAGAAATACGCAGATATACAACCGCTGGCTGATGCAAAGGTAAATACAGAAAGTCCTGCATGGGCCATTGACCGCTTATCTATTCTGGCCTTGAAAATATACCATATGGAACAGGAAACTTTGCGTGCAGATGCAACTGCTGAGCATATTGAAGCATGTCAGCAAAAGCTCAACATTCTTTTGGAACAACGTAAAGATCTTTCCGTGAGCATTGATGAACTATTAAATGATATAGAGCAAGGCCATAAATACATGAAAGTTTATAAGCAGATGAAGATGTATAACGATCCTGCTCTTAACCCCGTGCTGTATACTGCAGGAAAATAA
- the nuoL gene encoding NADH-quinone oxidoreductase subunit L — MNYFADISPVTTALLTLALPFAAFLYQALLGKRAQSGIIPAIAIALSALFGLLTFVEIWNYRTVHIQTDWFTIGNKTFTVGILLNNLTALMLLIVPVIALPVHLYSRSYMHGDKGIHRYWMYLSLFCFAMLGLVMMNNLLLMYIFWELVGFASYLLIGFWFTKESAAQANKKAFIINRIGDLGFLTGIAIVYSQFGTLNLVELFGSDGLAYQAILSDGQWISPMNNTMPAGWLTAAGIAFFIGAMAKSAQFPLHVWLPDAMEGPTSVSSLIHAATMVAAGVFLMATLFPLFNETVLLVIAVIGTLTAASAAYFALAQYDIKRILAFSTISQLGYMMVGIGIGAWDAAIFHLATHAFFKCLLFLCAGAVIHEMVHLKEKSQQDFDAQDLRNMGGLRKYMPKTFALMALSSLALSGFPLTSGYLSKDSIVISAFEWSSTHGAVYHIIPVVLIVVSILTAFYIGRLIFKAFFGQLRVPSSLTAPMHEAPKMMLIPMFFLALWCFFPIFSFNPLSYHHAWIVDGLLDQYPYATNPLAHLVIPVILTLGALGSWWVGYKWYVKNEYPFNPQHRLIQASLKQGYLNELYTFVFVNGTVKLAKICYWIDRNIVDGIVHLISIVILRFSAVINWIDRVLVDGFVNLVAKTAYWLGNVFRHIQNGRLQYYLFSVFFVVLIGLVYLIIK, encoded by the coding sequence TTGAATTACTTTGCTGACATATCGCCCGTTACTACTGCACTGCTTACTTTAGCACTGCCTTTTGCGGCTTTTCTCTATCAGGCACTTTTAGGAAAACGAGCACAGTCCGGTATTATTCCGGCTATTGCAATAGCCTTAAGCGCTCTTTTTGGTCTTCTGACATTTGTTGAAATCTGGAACTACCGTACAGTCCACATTCAGACCGATTGGTTTACGATAGGCAATAAAACATTTACAGTAGGCATTTTGCTCAACAATCTCACCGCACTGATGCTGCTGATTGTACCTGTTATAGCACTTCCGGTACATTTATACTCCAGATCATATATGCACGGGGATAAAGGTATTCATCGCTACTGGATGTATCTGAGCTTATTTTGTTTTGCCATGTTGGGTCTGGTGATGATGAATAACCTGTTGCTGATGTACATTTTCTGGGAGCTGGTCGGGTTTGCCTCGTATCTGCTTATTGGATTTTGGTTTACAAAAGAGTCAGCAGCGCAGGCAAACAAAAAGGCATTTATTATTAACCGTATTGGTGATCTGGGATTTTTAACCGGTATTGCTATTGTATATAGTCAGTTTGGCACATTAAATCTCGTGGAATTATTTGGTTCCGATGGTTTGGCATATCAGGCCATATTAAGTGATGGCCAATGGATATCTCCAATGAATAATACTATGCCTGCAGGTTGGTTGACAGCAGCCGGGATAGCTTTCTTTATCGGAGCTATGGCTAAATCTGCTCAATTTCCCTTACACGTATGGCTTCCGGATGCGATGGAAGGTCCTACCTCTGTATCGTCTCTTATTCATGCTGCTACTATGGTAGCAGCCGGTGTATTTTTAATGGCGACACTGTTTCCATTATTTAATGAAACCGTATTACTTGTCATTGCTGTAATTGGAACCCTGACAGCAGCAAGTGCGGCATATTTTGCATTGGCACAATATGATATCAAACGAATTCTGGCCTTTTCTACTATATCTCAGCTGGGATATATGATGGTGGGTATAGGTATAGGCGCATGGGATGCAGCAATTTTCCATCTGGCGACACACGCATTTTTTAAATGTCTGCTATTCTTATGTGCCGGAGCTGTAATCCATGAGATGGTGCATCTTAAAGAAAAGAGCCAGCAGGATTTTGATGCGCAGGACCTTCGAAATATGGGAGGACTCCGCAAGTATATGCCTAAGACATTTGCACTGATGGCACTCTCCTCGCTAGCTTTATCAGGATTCCCGCTGACATCGGGCTATCTGTCCAAAGACAGCATTGTTATTTCAGCATTCGAATGGAGCAGTACACATGGAGCAGTCTATCATATTATTCCTGTAGTATTGATCGTAGTCAGTATCCTGACAGCATTCTATATTGGGAGATTAATTTTTAAAGCTTTCTTCGGACAGCTACGTGTGCCTTCATCGCTGACAGCACCTATGCATGAAGCACCAAAGATGATGCTTATTCCCATGTTTTTTCTGGCACTATGGTGTTTCTTCCCAATTTTCTCCTTCAATCCGCTGTCTTACCATCATGCCTGGATTGTGGACGGGTTGCTGGATCAATATCCTTATGCTACCAACCCATTAGCACACCTTGTTATTCCGGTTATCCTTACGCTTGGCGCTTTGGGAAGCTGGTGGGTCGGTTATAAGTGGTATGTCAAAAATGAATATCCGTTCAATCCTCAACACCGATTAATACAAGCTTCTTTAAAACAAGGGTATTTAAATGAACTGTATACATTTGTTTTCGTGAATGGTACCGTAAAGTTGGCAAAAATTTGTTATTGGATTGACCGAAATATCGTGGATGGTATTGTTCACCTGATTTCTATTGTTATATTACGTTTCTCAGCTGTCATTAACTGGATTGACCGGGTACTTGTGGACGGCTTTGTCAATTTGGTGGCTAAAACAGCCTATTGGCTTGGAAATGTGTTTCGTCACATACAGAATGGCCGTCTGCAGTATTATCTGTTTTCGGTGTTTTTCGTGGTTTTGATTGGTTTAGTTTATTTGATCATAAAATAA
- the nuoK gene encoding NADH-quinone oxidoreductase subunit NuoK, with protein MITLTHFLVVSACIFCIGLYAVLSKKNAIMILVGIELMINAAILNFVAFGRYDKINYGGQVFALFAIVLAAAAVAVGLAIILNVYRHYNTINPDQVQELKD; from the coding sequence TTGATTACTTTAACTCATTTCCTGGTCGTGAGTGCGTGTATATTCTGTATTGGTCTGTATGCAGTCCTGTCGAAAAAAAATGCGATTATGATTCTGGTGGGTATTGAACTGATGATCAATGCGGCGATTCTTAATTTTGTAGCATTCGGTCGTTATGATAAAATCAATTACGGCGGACAGGTTTTCGCATTATTTGCTATCGTACTCGCAGCTGCAGCGGTAGCTGTAGGTCTGGCGATTATTCTGAATGTCTATCGCCATTATAACACAATCAATCCGGATCAGGTACAGGAATTAAAAGATTAG
- a CDS encoding suppressor of fused domain protein, giving the protein MDKELIRKIQDRKHYYEHVEALQKHLDEYFESEDMTVFHEMLSLDFHLDVYFIQPKDKEFNLLITSGMSLLEMNVPETIQDRADYTFAELMLLIPKDMKFNKTYPSDDKNDWIIGMMKDMARFPHHQDTFLTEGHTLQAWNDIADPYDKHTLFTGCILLPSATFGEDFMQITCEDRIINFYSLFPLYKNEMEYKIQHGYSKFFDLLIENDVAEVFDEKRENLLAV; this is encoded by the coding sequence ATGGACAAAGAACTAATCCGGAAAATACAGGATAGAAAGCATTATTACGAACATGTGGAAGCATTGCAAAAGCATCTGGACGAGTATTTCGAAAGTGAGGACATGACTGTTTTTCACGAGATGCTTTCTCTGGACTTTCATCTGGATGTATATTTTATTCAACCAAAAGACAAGGAGTTTAACCTGCTGATCACTTCCGGTATGAGTCTGTTGGAGATGAATGTTCCCGAGACTATTCAGGATAGAGCGGATTATACATTTGCCGAGCTAATGCTATTGATTCCTAAAGATATGAAATTTAATAAAACCTATCCGAGCGATGATAAAAATGATTGGATAATAGGTATGATGAAAGATATGGCGAGATTTCCGCATCATCAGGATACCTTTTTGACCGAAGGACACACTTTGCAGGCATGGAACGATATAGCTGACCCATACGATAAGCATACACTTTTTACAGGCTGTATATTATTGCCTTCCGCTACTTTCGGGGAAGATTTTATGCAGATCACCTGCGAAGACAGAATAATAAATTTTTACAGTCTGTTTCCATTATATAAGAACGAAATGGAGTATAAAATACAGCATGGTTACAGCAAATTTTTTGACCTGTTAATCGAAAATGATGTAGCGGAAGTGTTTGATGAAAAACGTGAAAATTTACTTGCGGTATAA
- a CDS encoding NADH-quinone oxidoreductase subunit N, with protein MESNNLSNILDHVIGSVSVLGPEIALILTFVLSICASLFTDRIWRQSSFAISVAGIACAIYALCQQSGQELPPAFFEMISIDQFSVYARLLIAVASLVLLLFIQQYFSYYSYRKRSADIYPVLIASIIGMNVLTMTNNWLLVFISIEILSIASYVMVGFLSQKRKESEAAMKYVLFGSVCAAVMLYGLSLLYGFSGSLTFNSTDHIKGLIDAPETIVSIALLFIFTGIGFKLSFVPFHIWSPDVYQGAPTPVTAFLATVPKIAVVVFLTRIYTTWSDTPFYFSDFFYYILIIAAIATMLIGNLAALRQTDIKRMMAYSSIGHTGILLMMVLVYTSHQPQVLMYYLIVYTLMNLASFIFIDQLERIKGNTEITSYAGLGKVYPVLFVSFTIVLISLIGLPPTAGFIGKLLIFSSVFEVYQQDNYALLMILLIVGALTAVISLFFYFKIPLQGFLRTAEQEVTKPLKWSTLLVIAVICTFLILILGIFPDMLLDRLL; from the coding sequence ATGGAAAGTAACAATCTGAGCAATATTCTGGATCATGTCATTGGCAGTGTCTCTGTATTAGGGCCTGAGATTGCACTTATTCTGACTTTTGTACTCAGTATCTGTGCGTCCTTATTTACAGACCGGATATGGAGACAGTCTTCTTTTGCGATCAGCGTTGCCGGAATAGCCTGTGCAATCTATGCTCTGTGTCAACAGAGCGGACAGGAATTACCACCTGCATTTTTTGAAATGATCAGCATCGATCAGTTCTCCGTCTATGCACGCCTGCTCATTGCAGTAGCTTCTCTTGTTCTTCTGCTCTTTATCCAACAATATTTCAGCTATTATTCTTATCGGAAAAGATCTGCCGATATATATCCTGTACTGATTGCCAGTATAATCGGAATGAATGTACTGACAATGACCAACAACTGGCTTTTAGTCTTTATCAGTATAGAAATACTATCTATTGCATCCTATGTGATGGTCGGCTTTCTCTCTCAGAAGCGGAAAGAGTCTGAAGCAGCAATGAAATATGTATTGTTCGGATCAGTATGTGCCGCCGTCATGTTATATGGATTGTCGTTACTTTATGGTTTTTCAGGAAGCCTGACCTTCAATTCTACTGATCATATCAAAGGTTTGATTGATGCGCCTGAAACCATAGTTAGTATAGCTCTGCTGTTTATCTTTACAGGGATTGGCTTCAAACTCAGTTTCGTACCTTTTCATATCTGGAGTCCCGATGTGTATCAAGGCGCTCCTACCCCTGTAACCGCTTTTCTGGCAACAGTTCCTAAAATTGCAGTCGTTGTATTCCTGACACGTATTTACACCACCTGGTCGGATACTCCTTTTTATTTTTCGGACTTCTTCTATTACATCCTGATTATTGCAGCAATAGCAACCATGCTGATTGGTAATTTAGCAGCCTTAAGACAGACGGACATCAAACGTATGATGGCCTATTCTTCTATTGGCCACACGGGTATTCTGCTGATGATGGTACTGGTCTATACTTCACATCAGCCTCAGGTACTGATGTATTACCTTATCGTATATACGCTGATGAATCTGGCGTCCTTTATCTTTATCGACCAGCTGGAACGCATCAAAGGTAATACGGAAATTACTTCCTATGCCGGTCTCGGCAAAGTGTATCCCGTATTATTCGTGAGTTTCACTATCGTACTTATATCACTGATAGGGCTTCCTCCGACTGCCGGATTTATCGGGAAGCTATTGATATTCTCCAGTGTTTTTGAAGTCTATCAACAGGACAACTATGCCTTGTTGATGATCCTTTTGATAGTGGGTGCACTGACGGCTGTTATTTCCTTATTTTTCTATTTCAAAATTCCATTGCAGGGATTTTTAAGAACAGCTGAACAGGAAGTAACTAAGCCGTTGAAATGGTCTACACTACTGGTTATTGCTGTAATATGTACATTTCTGATCCTGATTTTAGGGATATTCCCGGATATGTTATTAGATCGTTTGCTGTAA
- a CDS encoding complex I subunit 4 family protein, protein MGLLTLIIFLPLIATAFILLLPTKWNNSYKYLALAFTVVQLLIAGYLYIHFDATRTGINTVEGYQFVEQLSWIRLDLGTIGKLEIDYFLGLDGVSLPLVLLSAFVMLMAIGASWNIQKSPKGYFALLMVLNMAVMGIFCALDFFLFYVFYEVMLLPLYFLIGIWGGTRREYAAIKFFIYTLFGSVFMLLVIVGLYFSVTNPVTGAYTFNMLSMMNPDNYVEGGFFSPDSLSTIFGWSTRLVGFIVLFFAFGIKVPIVPLHTWLPDAHVEAPTPISIILAGILLKIGGYGIIRICYGIFPDIAVQTNWWIGLIGVISILYGAMNALAQKDLKRMIAYSSVSHMGFVLLGIASLTTEGISGAMFQMISHGFLSAALFFLVGVVYDRVHDRYIYHFRGLATIMPKYTAFVAIAFFASLGLPGFSAFIGEAFVIIGTFNAASIGSALPRWMAIAGSIGILLSAAYFLWTLQRMFFGQTRLKGGESWVSKLTDINLREQIILFPTIALALVLGIFPFLIFDKMNTSVLHFVSILHQYIG, encoded by the coding sequence ATGGGATTACTTACGCTCATCATATTTCTTCCTTTAATCGCAACAGCCTTCATACTGCTGCTTCCGACAAAATGGAACAACTCATACAAATACCTTGCTCTGGCATTTACAGTTGTGCAGTTACTCATAGCAGGCTATCTGTATATTCATTTTGATGCTACACGAACAGGGATTAATACAGTAGAAGGCTATCAGTTTGTCGAACAGCTTTCCTGGATCCGTCTTGATCTTGGCACTATTGGCAAGTTAGAAATAGATTATTTCCTGGGGCTTGACGGTGTTTCTTTACCGCTGGTATTGCTAAGCGCTTTTGTGATGCTCATGGCTATAGGCGCTTCCTGGAATATACAGAAGAGTCCTAAAGGATACTTTGCCCTACTGATGGTACTCAATATGGCAGTAATGGGCATTTTCTGTGCACTGGATTTTTTCCTTTTTTATGTATTCTATGAAGTGATGCTCCTTCCGTTGTATTTTCTTATCGGAATATGGGGCGGAACACGAAGAGAATATGCAGCAATCAAATTTTTCATCTATACGCTGTTTGGTTCGGTATTCATGCTACTTGTCATTGTGGGTCTTTATTTTTCGGTTACCAATCCGGTGACAGGTGCATACACCTTCAATATGTTGTCTATGATGAATCCGGACAATTATGTAGAAGGAGGATTCTTTTCCCCTGACAGCCTTTCCACTATCTTTGGATGGTCTACAAGGCTTGTAGGATTTATTGTATTGTTTTTTGCATTTGGGATCAAGGTACCTATTGTGCCTTTACACACCTGGTTGCCGGATGCACACGTAGAAGCTCCTACTCCGATCTCCATCATCCTTGCCGGAATATTGCTGAAGATCGGTGGCTATGGAATAATCCGTATCTGCTATGGCATTTTCCCGGACATTGCAGTACAGACCAATTGGTGGATCGGACTTATAGGCGTGATATCCATTTTATACGGTGCAATGAATGCTTTGGCACAGAAAGATCTGAAGCGCATGATCGCTTATTCATCGGTATCGCACATGGGATTTGTATTATTAGGTATCGCTTCGCTGACAACAGAAGGAATTTCGGGTGCTATGTTTCAGATGATAAGTCACGGATTCCTGTCCGCAGCTCTGTTTTTTCTGGTGGGTGTGGTGTATGACCGTGTGCATGACCGTTATATCTATCATTTCAGAGGGTTGGCGACCATTATGCCGAAATATACAGCTTTTGTGGCTATAGCTTTCTTTGCCTCTCTTGGTCTGCCCGGATTTTCGGCTTTTATCGGAGAAGCATTTGTGATCATCGGGACATTCAATGCAGCCAGTATAGGATCGGCTCTACCGAGATGGATGGCTATCGCAGGTTCTATAGGAATTCTGTTAAGTGCAGCCTACTTCCTGTGGACATTACAACGGATGTTTTTTGGACAAACCCGCCTGAAGGGTGGTGAATCCTGGGTCTCAAAATTAACAGACATTAACCTCAGAGAACAGATCATCTTGTTTCCGACTATCGCACTGGCATTGGTCCTCGGAATTTTTCCGTTTCTAATTTTTGATAAGATGAATACCTCTGTTCTTCATTTTGTATCCATTCTTCACCAATATATCGGTTAA
- the nuoH gene encoding NADH-quinone oxidoreductase subunit NuoH gives MTDLLIDILVPVAIFSFIAIFTLFAVYAERKIAGFVQDRLGPMETGKFGSLQTIADILKLLQKEFITPSAADKILFAAAPVIIFIAVFIGFSVMPWAPGFIPADTHTGLFFIMAVVSIDAIGILMAGWGSNNKYSLLGSIRAIAQMVSYEIPVGLSLIAAVMITQTLNLNEIGINQGILSSENIKFLGFWEVNTVGGIFAWNIFQAPHLLVVYIIFFIATLAECNRAPFDIPEAESELIGGFHTEYGGIKFAFVFLAEYAMMFLVAMLGVVIFLGGWNTPLPNIGALKLATWTTGLWWGIFWTLAKSLLIVGVQMWIRWTLPRLRADQLMALCWKILIPAAFVCMAISGIWRLIVMN, from the coding sequence TTGACCGACCTGTTAATCGATATACTGGTACCTGTAGCAATTTTTAGTTTTATTGCTATTTTCACGCTGTTTGCGGTATATGCGGAGCGTAAAATTGCCGGTTTTGTACAGGATCGTCTCGGCCCCATGGAAACCGGAAAATTCGGAAGCCTGCAGACAATAGCAGATATTCTGAAGCTCCTCCAAAAAGAATTTATTACTCCCTCTGCCGCAGACAAAATATTGTTCGCCGCCGCTCCTGTTATTATCTTTATTGCTGTTTTTATTGGTTTCAGTGTAATGCCCTGGGCTCCGGGATTTATTCCTGCTGATACACATACCGGACTGTTTTTTATTATGGCGGTTGTTTCTATTGATGCAATAGGTATACTTATGGCTGGCTGGGGATCCAATAATAAGTACTCCTTATTAGGCTCTATCCGCGCCATAGCACAGATGGTATCGTACGAGATTCCGGTAGGATTGTCTCTGATTGCAGCTGTGATGATTACGCAGACGCTGAATCTCAATGAAATCGGTATAAACCAGGGAATCCTGTCTTCAGAAAACATTAAGTTTCTGGGATTCTGGGAAGTCAATACAGTCGGAGGAATATTTGCCTGGAACATCTTTCAGGCTCCGCATCTCTTAGTGGTTTATATTATCTTCTTTATAGCCACATTAGCAGAATGTAACAGAGCTCCGTTTGATATTCCGGAAGCAGAATCTGAACTCATCGGAGGTTTTCATACCGAATACGGGGGAATCAAATTTGCATTTGTCTTCCTTGCGGAATATGCCATGATGTTTTTAGTAGCCATGCTGGGGGTTGTTATTTTCCTTGGCGGATGGAATACACCTCTGCCCAATATCGGAGCCTTGAAATTGGCTACCTGGACCACCGGATTATGGTGGGGAATCTTCTGGACACTGGCCAAATCACTGCTTATCGTCGGTGTACAGATGTGGATCAGATGGACACTTCCACGACTCAGAGCAGATCAGTTGATGGCATTATGCTGGAAAATACTGATCCCTGCAGCGTTTGTCTGTATGGCGATCTCAGGAATATGGAGATTAATTGTTATGAATTAA
- a CDS encoding Imm10 family immunity protein translates to MYKVTFKAKFAYASKEEDEEYFMVGLSEDEFDYEKYILFQKSYNMEESGDIFIECNGDQCINCCTHLSISNTIMILRIEESEITIDIGHVILPENFINYLMQIFGDILQVKD, encoded by the coding sequence ATGTATAAAGTAACATTTAAGGCAAAATTTGCCTATGCTTCCAAAGAGGAAGATGAGGAATATTTTATGGTTGGTCTTTCTGAAGATGAGTTTGACTATGAGAAGTACATTCTATTTCAGAAGTCATATAATATGGAAGAATCAGGAGACATTTTTATTGAATGTAACGGAGACCAATGCATAAATTGTTGTACACATCTATCGATCAGTAATACGATCATGATATTACGTATAGAAGAGAGTGAAATAACTATCGACATTGGGCATGTCATATTGCCTGAGAATTTTATAAATTATTTGATGCAGATATTCGGTGATATCTTGCAGGTAAAAGACTGA
- a CDS encoding citrate synthase, translating into MSETVKLTLNDSSYELPVITGTENEKAIDISKLRDQTEYITLDPGFKNTGATKSAITFLDGEKGILHYRGYPIEQLAEKSTFLEVAYLLIFGELPSDETLKKFRHDISKHTLIHEDMKKFFDGFPSKSHPMGQLSCLVGALSAFYPESLNPNASEEEDNLTIVKLLAKMPTIVSWIHKKSLGHPVIYPKNNLNYVHNFLSMTFGQVTEDVTIDPIVIDAMHKLLILHADHEQNCSTSTVRIVGSSNANLYASVSAGISALWGPLHGGANQAVIEMLEAIKNDGGDADKYLAKAKDKNDPFRLMGFGHRVYKNFDPRAKIIKKTCDDILEKLGINDPVLEIAKRLEEAALSDQYFIDRKLYPNVDFYSGIIYRALGFDSEMFTVLFALGRLPGWIAQWKEMRENKEPIGRPRQVYTGSQKRDYVELKNRK; encoded by the coding sequence ATGTCTGAAACAGTTAAACTTACTTTAAACGATTCATCATATGAGCTTCCTGTAATCACAGGAACTGAAAATGAAAAAGCTATTGACATCTCCAAACTAAGAGATCAAACCGAGTATATAACTTTAGATCCGGGATTTAAAAACACAGGAGCTACGAAAAGTGCCATTACTTTCTTAGATGGTGAAAAAGGTATTCTTCACTACAGAGGTTATCCTATTGAACAATTAGCCGAAAAATCTACATTTTTAGAAGTTGCTTATTTATTGATCTTTGGTGAATTACCTTCAGACGAGACTTTGAAAAAATTCAGACATGACATCAGCAAGCATACACTGATTCATGAGGATATGAAGAAATTCTTTGACGGATTTCCTTCAAAATCCCACCCAATGGGACAACTGTCCTGTTTGGTTGGAGCCCTTTCTGCTTTTTATCCTGAATCCCTGAATCCTAATGCTTCTGAAGAAGAAGATAACCTGACAATTGTAAAATTACTGGCAAAAATGCCGACAATTGTTTCATGGATTCACAAAAAATCATTGGGTCATCCGGTGATCTACCCTAAAAACAATCTTAACTATGTACACAATTTCCTAAGCATGACTTTCGGTCAGGTAACGGAAGATGTGACTATAGACCCGATTGTCATTGATGCGATGCACAAATTGCTGATCCTTCATGCTGATCACGAACAAAACTGTTCAACTTCTACAGTACGTATCGTAGGTTCATCCAATGCGAATCTTTATGCGTCTGTTTCCGCAGGAATCTCCGCTTTATGGGGTCCTCTTCACGGAGGAGCTAATCAGGCAGTTATCGAGATGCTTGAGGCGATCAAAAATGACGGTGGTGATGCAGATAAATATCTGGCTAAAGCTAAAGATAAAAATGATCCTTTCCGTTTAATGGGATTCGGTCACCGTGTATACAAAAACTTTGACCCGCGTGCTAAGATTATCAAAAAGACATGTGATGATATCTTAGAAAAACTGGGCATTAATGATCCTGTCCTGGAAATCGCAAAACGCCTTGAAGAAGCTGCATTAAGCGACCAGTACTTCATTGACAGAAAATTATATCCAAACGTAGATTTCTATTCCGGTATTATCTACCGTGCATTAGGTTTCGATTCGGAAATGTTTACCGTATTATTCGCTTTGGGTCGTCTTCCGGGATGGATTGCTCAGTGGAAAGAGATGCGCGAAAACAAAGAGCCTATCGGACGTCCGAGACAGGTCTATACGGGCTCACAAAAACGCGACTACGTAGAGCTGAAAAACAGAAAATAA